A single region of the Plantactinospora soyae genome encodes:
- a CDS encoding DUF4240 domain-containing protein: MDAAQFWALVEESAAAHTDPDERSEWLIERLSRLPVSQIFAFEARLAQEDARAMTWLMWGAAHRILSFCSDDGFTDFRAWAVGLGRDTFRRIVRQPDELALLPGVRRLAGRPCRDWTEVEWPGWEGLTSVADGAYERRTGDEGDLGEQSWPVTGDRRTPATFTDPRWDFDDPVEAARRLPRLTALFPETEAQRHRQFDRELAARGETPANFFFGNRD, encoded by the coding sequence ATGGACGCCGCGCAGTTCTGGGCCCTGGTCGAGGAATCCGCCGCCGCGCACACCGATCCGGACGAGCGGTCCGAGTGGCTGATCGAGCGGCTGTCCAGGCTTCCGGTGAGCCAGATCTTCGCCTTCGAGGCCCGGCTCGCGCAGGAGGACGCCCGGGCGATGACCTGGCTGATGTGGGGAGCCGCGCACCGGATCCTCTCGTTCTGCTCCGACGACGGCTTCACCGACTTCCGGGCCTGGGCGGTCGGGCTCGGCCGGGACACGTTCCGGCGGATCGTCCGTCAGCCCGACGAGTTGGCCCTGCTGCCCGGGGTACGACGACTGGCGGGACGCCCGTGTCGAGATTGGACGGAGGTCGAGTGGCCCGGTTGGGAGGGCCTGACCTCCGTCGCCGACGGCGCGTACGAACGCCGCACCGGTGACGAGGGCGACCTCGGCGAGCAGTCCTGGCCGGTGACCGGCGACCGGCGTACCCCGGCGACGTTCACCGACCCGCGCTGGGACTTCGACGATCCCGTCGAGGCCGCCCGCCGGCTGCCCCGGTTGACGGCGCTCTTTCCGGAGACCGAGGCGCAACGGCACCGGCAGTTCGACCGGGAACTCGCGGCCCGGGGCGAAACTCCCGCGAACTTCTTCTTCGGCAACCGCGACTGA
- a CDS encoding SEC-C domain-containing protein: MPTKDVLTSADLTELRQSALGAANPLGIAAEIADAVAQGRLADPADTGRALTLAAEIAEVKAKLDAALRYADQAVQAYGDSGDTDAGFARALHARILFRLGRADQALAELTVLRPLLGEHPDAAAYLSAALDTGGRTDLAEQWLTSAVETALRDRAAPPEAPAESTETPAESTQTPAEPTALEASGVLFFLLQQRHRVRRELSLPHDQNDNLADRLENELFSNATQAATAEPGAEARLFWPRDDFDALSARWSSLAETYGRDWDEHRARVQRELVRQANLGRIGVGPLRGSADGLADYGTRQGTDPAEQQSRTGYAEELATRSAQLPWPPERNGACWCGSGLKYKKCCLPRARS, encoded by the coding sequence GTGCCGACGAAAGACGTTCTCACCAGCGCAGATCTCACCGAACTCCGGCAGTCCGCGCTCGGCGCGGCCAACCCGCTCGGCATCGCCGCCGAGATCGCCGACGCGGTCGCCCAGGGCCGGCTCGCGGACCCGGCGGACACCGGCCGGGCGCTGACGCTGGCCGCCGAGATCGCCGAGGTCAAGGCGAAGCTCGACGCCGCGCTGCGGTACGCGGACCAGGCCGTGCAGGCGTACGGGGACAGCGGTGACACCGACGCGGGCTTCGCCCGGGCGCTGCACGCGCGGATCCTGTTCCGGCTCGGCCGGGCCGACCAGGCACTCGCCGAACTCACCGTCCTGCGTCCGCTGCTGGGCGAGCACCCCGACGCCGCCGCCTACCTCAGTGCCGCGCTCGACACGGGTGGCCGGACCGACCTCGCCGAGCAGTGGCTGACCTCGGCGGTGGAGACCGCGCTGCGGGACCGGGCCGCCCCGCCGGAGGCACCGGCCGAGTCCACCGAAACGCCGGCCGAGTCCACGCAGACGCCGGCCGAGCCGACGGCGCTGGAAGCCTCCGGAGTGCTCTTCTTCCTGCTGCAACAGCGGCACCGGGTACGGCGCGAACTCTCGCTGCCACACGACCAGAACGACAACCTGGCCGACCGGCTGGAGAACGAACTGTTCAGCAACGCCACCCAGGCCGCGACCGCCGAACCCGGTGCCGAGGCCCGGCTGTTCTGGCCACGGGACGACTTCGACGCCCTCTCCGCGCGCTGGTCCAGCCTGGCCGAGACGTACGGCCGGGACTGGGACGAGCACCGGGCCCGGGTACAGCGGGAACTCGTCCGGCAGGCCAACCTCGGGCGCATCGGGGTGGGCCCGCTGCGCGGCTCGGCCGACGGACTCGCCGACTACGGCACCCGGCAGGGCACGGATCCGGCGGAGCAGCAGAGCCGGACCGGGTACGCGGAGGAGCTGGCGACCCGCTCCGCGCAGCTTCCGTGGCCGCCGGAACGCAACGGGGCGTGCTGGTGCGGTTCGGGACTGAAGTACAAGAAGTGCTGCCTGCCGCGCGCTCGGAGCTGA